The following are from one region of the Phycisphaeraceae bacterium genome:
- a CDS encoding SpoIIE family protein phosphatase, whose amino-acid sequence MSEPAQTSLRLEPIAGPPIDPVDLPAPGPHRIGRASTSDIQLDFGTVSRRQAIIVLQDNQWLIMDQTSRHGTYVNGVRLEPGEPIPITPGDLIRLGPWTFRVRDPGSAMTSVSTTNDVHSAKHRIETVERTGHHEFAQHRLDLIIECAAGAQGARDMQELADLMLNTAIAGTGFTRGAVVRQVSAGGDVETIAHVGHGRSRGHIDISRSLLAAASAGEVVRLTGEDESNFGGESIMQLGIHSAICAPLMLERSVEAYLYLDARKGERSMAADAAAFCRAIARIAEMALGNLRRRTLEVQRRSLEADMNAARQAQDLIMPPPVGSYGLVRYAMARKPGRFVAGDLFDIVGIGQGGSCAAFLGDVSGKGVGAGVLMAIAQTYLRLCLQAGSDLGSAVSSLNDHLLARTASGQFITLWLGLFDMERRQLQFVDAGHGHWLVCRPGARPETIRCKGGLIVGIQSGSYEAETLAIEPGTRVVVFSDGLVEQRNADGDEFGVERAKATLEGSQSAVEDVERLSSAILEFAQTDALSDDLTIASIEVGT is encoded by the coding sequence ATGAGCGAGCCAGCCCAGACATCTCTGCGCCTCGAACCAATCGCCGGGCCTCCGATCGATCCGGTCGATCTGCCTGCTCCCGGGCCGCATCGCATCGGGCGAGCATCGACTTCCGATATCCAACTCGACTTCGGCACCGTCAGCCGAAGGCAAGCCATCATCGTCCTTCAGGACAACCAATGGCTCATCATGGACCAGACCAGCCGCCATGGCACGTACGTCAACGGCGTGCGGCTCGAACCTGGCGAGCCGATCCCGATCACTCCTGGAGACCTGATCCGTCTGGGGCCATGGACCTTCCGCGTGCGCGACCCCGGCTCGGCGATGACGAGTGTCTCGACGACCAACGATGTGCACTCGGCCAAACATCGCATCGAAACGGTCGAGCGCACCGGGCACCACGAGTTCGCCCAGCACCGCCTCGATCTGATCATCGAGTGTGCCGCCGGCGCGCAGGGCGCGCGCGACATGCAGGAACTGGCCGATCTCATGCTCAACACCGCCATCGCGGGCACGGGTTTTACGCGCGGCGCGGTGGTTCGTCAGGTCTCGGCTGGAGGCGATGTCGAGACCATCGCCCACGTCGGCCACGGGCGCTCGCGCGGACACATCGATATCAGCCGCTCGCTGCTCGCAGCGGCCTCGGCCGGCGAAGTCGTGCGACTGACCGGCGAAGATGAATCCAACTTTGGCGGCGAATCGATCATGCAACTGGGCATCCACTCGGCGATCTGCGCCCCGCTCATGCTCGAACGATCGGTCGAGGCGTATCTGTATCTCGACGCGCGCAAGGGCGAGCGATCGATGGCCGCCGATGCCGCCGCTTTCTGCCGCGCGATAGCCCGCATCGCCGAGATGGCGCTTGGCAATCTGCGCCGCCGCACGCTCGAAGTCCAGCGCCGCAGCCTCGAGGCCGACATGAACGCCGCCCGCCAGGCTCAGGATCTCATCATGCCGCCCCCGGTCGGTAGTTACGGACTTGTGCGCTACGCCATGGCCCGCAAGCCCGGCCGGTTTGTGGCGGGCGACCTCTTTGATATCGTCGGCATCGGGCAAGGTGGCTCGTGTGCCGCCTTCCTCGGTGATGTCTCGGGTAAAGGAGTCGGCGCAGGCGTGCTCATGGCTATTGCCCAGACATATCTGCGCCTGTGTCTCCAGGCCGGGAGCGACCTCGGGTCGGCGGTATCGAGCCTCAACGATCACCTTTTGGCGCGCACCGCCTCGGGTCAGTTCATCACGCTCTGGCTCGGGCTGTTTGATATGGAGCGGCGACAACTCCAGTTTGTCGACGCCGGCCACGGACACTGGCTGGTGTGCCGCCCGGGAGCGAGGCCCGAGACCATCCGATGCAAGGGCGGCCTGATCGTGGGGATCCAGTCGGGCAGCTATGAAGCTGAGACGCTCGCAATCGAACCAGGCACGCGCGTCGTCGTCTTCTCCGACGGCCTGGTCGAGCAGCGCAATGCCGACGGCGACGAGTTCGGCGTTGAGCGCGCCAAAGCCACTCTCGAAGGCTCGCAAAGCGCTGTCGAAGATGTCGAACGCCTTTCGAGCGCGATTCTCGAGTTTGCCCAGACAGACGCACTATCCGACGATCTGACCATCGCCTCGATCGAAGTGGGCACCTGA
- a CDS encoding zinc transporter ZntB: MDPETHELDHDAAEAQRPIDAEGGLLHALLLSGEVCTLESASAINFENLADLPLPAWIHLDRTKEPAQRWLRERSGLDPLVCEALLEENTRPRASERRSGLLAIFRGVNLNPGAEPDELISIRVWVDADRIITLRQHHFHVVSELRRSIRAGQFATTPMGVLVALATGLSADLGPVVENLQMLIDDSEDCLSEEQPHLVSVRDLAIVRRQAITLRRYLAPQRDTLMHLLSSPAIEGRYRAELIECADRTSRFVEDLEEVRDRAAVSQEELRAQRELRSARVMYMLTLVAAVFLPLTFVTGLLGINVGGIPGDSDPLAFWIVTILLIGVGVCIVVLFKRLRWL; the protein is encoded by the coding sequence ATGGACCCAGAAACTCACGAGTTGGATCATGACGCGGCCGAGGCGCAGCGGCCTATCGACGCTGAGGGCGGGCTTTTGCATGCGCTATTGCTTTCGGGAGAAGTCTGCACGCTCGAATCGGCCTCGGCGATCAACTTCGAGAATCTGGCCGACCTCCCGCTGCCGGCATGGATTCATCTCGACCGGACCAAGGAACCCGCCCAGCGCTGGCTTCGCGAGCGATCGGGGCTTGATCCGCTGGTGTGCGAAGCCCTGCTCGAAGAGAACACCCGCCCACGGGCCAGCGAGCGCCGCTCGGGGTTGCTCGCGATCTTTCGAGGGGTGAATCTCAATCCCGGAGCCGAGCCCGACGAACTGATCAGTATCCGCGTCTGGGTTGATGCCGACCGCATCATCACGCTGCGCCAGCATCACTTTCATGTTGTGAGCGAGTTACGTCGGAGCATTCGGGCTGGGCAGTTCGCGACGACACCAATGGGTGTGCTGGTTGCGCTGGCGACCGGGTTGTCAGCCGATCTGGGCCCGGTGGTCGAGAACCTCCAAATGCTCATCGACGATTCGGAGGACTGCCTGAGTGAAGAGCAGCCGCACCTCGTGAGCGTGCGCGATCTGGCCATTGTGCGCCGGCAGGCGATCACGCTGCGTCGGTACCTTGCGCCGCAACGCGACACACTGATGCACTTGCTCTCGTCGCCTGCGATCGAAGGTCGATATCGCGCCGAACTCATCGAGTGTGCCGACCGCACCTCGCGCTTTGTCGAAGATCTTGAGGAAGTCCGCGACCGGGCAGCGGTCTCGCAAGAAGAACTGCGGGCCCAGCGCGAGCTGCGCAGTGCGCGTGTCATGTACATGCTGACACTCGTGGCAGCGGTCTTCCTTCCGCTGACGTTCGTCACGGGCCTGCTTGGCATCAACGTCGGCGGCATTCCCGGTGATAGCGACCCGCTGGCCTTTTGGATTGTCACGATCCTGCTCATCGGCGTCGGCGTGTGCATCGTGGTGTTGTTCAAGCGATTGCGCTGGCTGTAG